A genomic window from Dermacentor silvarum isolate Dsil-2018 chromosome 9, BIME_Dsil_1.4, whole genome shotgun sequence includes:
- the LOC119464406 gene encoding acidic fibroblast growth factor intracellular-binding protein — protein MLAEVDVFVGNNTLIDPEVFQLWLQGYSAQDAAVTLHHNERMKETDIPLDLLKSDVLDHYRTLQMLERLLHSPVHLAEQWTFQLAPQTQRMLIARYYDFDQNVVREFLGKKLSSRNRKDLDEVSEKTGVDIKSCRRQFDNIKRVYKSVEELPGPLTKNIQIHFLLPEELARKYAAIVYITHNRFETGKKKLGYLRLEDFIFCADHMIHSWSCRNPNCKYEESGMEMDREFLQHLREMKLLLDKDHIDRLKDSVLFSLRSQISKHTLQDVESNFKSLTRTLVNIAYGLNHSKDLRDFFIDIVEKIIEPCRGAHWTSDEMQLVMDAFVKSPQSVTFAHDLHLHEVWVRYAETMAKCVYKLYSA, from the exons ATGTTGGCCGAGGTCGACGTCTTTGTGGGGAACAATACATTGATTGACCCAGAAGTATTTCAACTATGGCTCCAAGGCTACTCAG CGCAAGATGCGGCTGTCACGCTGCACCACAATGAACGCATGAAGGAAACTGATATACCTCTGGACTTGCTCAAGAGTGATGTCTTAGATCACTACCGGACACTCCAAATGCTTGAAAGACTCCTACACAGTCCTGTTCACCTCGCCGAGCAATGGACGTTTCAGCTAGCGCCTCAGACTCAACGAATGCTCATTGCCAG GTACTATGACTTTGACCAAAACGTTGTAAGAGAGTTCCTAGGAAAGAAACTGTCTTCACGAAACCGTAAGGACCTGGACGAAGTCAGTGAGAAGACTGGGGTCGACATCAAAAGCTGCAGACGTCAG TTTGACAACATCAAACGCGTCTATAAATCTGTTGAAGAGCTACCAGGGCCCCTGACCAAGAACATACAGATTCATTTCCTGCTTCCTGAAGAACTGGCAAG AAAGTATGCAGCTATTGTGTACATTACTCACAACCGATTTGAAACTGGAAAAAAGAAGCTTGGTTACCTGCGTCTTGAGGACTTCATCTTCTGTGCTGATCACATGATTCACTCATGGAGCTGCAGAAACCCAA ACTGCAAGTACGAAGAATCTGGCATGGAGATGGATCGCGAGTTTCTTCAGCACCTCCGCGAGATGAAGTTGCTTCTGGACAAGGACCATATAGACAGACTCAAAGATTCCGTTCTCTTCTCACTGCGCAGTCAGATCTCCAAGCACACCTTGCAGGATGTTGAATCCAATTTTAAG TCGCTGACACGAACGCTTGTCAACATTGCATACGGGCTGAACCACAGTAAAGATCTCAGAGATTTCTTCATCGACATTGTCGAGAAA ATCATAGAACCCTGTCGAGGTGCCCACTGGACATCGGACGAAATGCAATTAGTCATGGATGCCTTTGTGAAGAGCCCACAGAGTGTCACTTTTGCACA TGACCTTCACCTCCATGAAGTCTGGGTTCGCTATGCAGAGACAATGGCCAAATGTGTCTACAAGCTCTACTCAGCATAG